TCCGCTTCAGCGTCCGTCGACGTCCCGGGCGATGAGGGCCACCATCCGCCCAGTGACGCCATCACGCCTGAACGAAAAGAACCGCCCGGGGTCTGACACGGTGCACAGGGCCGTGGCCTGGACGTGCCGAACGCCAAGCCCATGCAGCCGCAGCGCAGCCAGCCCCTGAAGATCGGCCCGCCACTTGGGCTCTGATTGTGGGGACGACGCCACAAGTGGCTTGAACTGCGGTGGCAGCGCCAGCGGGTTCAAGCTCGGCAACACGCCAAACGCCTCCAGGACCACCGCCCCCACCTCGAAAGCGTCGGGGCCGATGCACGGTCCCAACCAGACGCGCACATCCGCCGGGTCACAAGAGGCCAGCTCACACAGGGCCGTCACCCCCTGCTCCACCACGCCGCGCCCCTGCATGGCGCCGGCGCCGGCCAAACCTCGCCAACCGGCGTGCAGCGCCCCGACCGCGCGACCTTCTGGGGCGGCCAGCAGCACCGGCAGGCAGTCGGCCACCATCACTGCGCAGGCCACGCCCGGATCGGCCGTGATGGCGCCATCGGCCTGCACCGGACTCGATGCGGCGTCCGGTCGCCAAGGGTCGTCCTGAGGCGGCATGCCGTGGCGCTGCAAGGTGAGCACGCGGGGGCCATGCACCTGCGCCAGCCAGGCCACCTCGGCATTCACGACGGCAGCCACACGCCGCCGATTCTCCTGAACGGCCGCAGGCACATCGCCCACGTGGTCACCAAGGTTCAAGCTGGCATAGGGCGCCTGGCTGACACCGTGGTCTCTGGTGCTGAACCACGCACGCACCCCCCGCCCAAGTTCGGGCAGCAGTCCAGACTGACGAAGGGCGTGGGTGTCAAAGCCGGTCACGGGTGGGGTCCTGTCAAGCGAGGTCGCTATCATCGCGGCTTCACTGTACCTGCGATCGCCCACACCCGCCTGCGTCATGTGCGCTGTCAAAACCGCCCGCGCACCCGCTGCGCCCAGTCAGGCCAGGCATCATGGCCACACCCGTGCATGGCTGAGCGCCTCGGGCTCGCTGACGGCCCGACTCAGGCGCCTGGGTGCCGTGCGTGTCCAGGTGCTGCGCCAGGGGCACCAGCGCTTGTGGGCCTGGGAATCTGCCGCCCTGGGGG
The DNA window shown above is from Aquabacterium sp. A3 and carries:
- the pgeF gene encoding peptidoglycan editing factor PgeF, encoding MTGFDTHALRQSGLLPELGRGVRAWFSTRDHGVSQAPYASLNLGDHVGDVPAAVQENRRRVAAVVNAEVAWLAQVHGPRVLTLQRHGMPPQDDPWRPDAASSPVQADGAITADPGVACAVMVADCLPVLLAAPEGRAVGALHAGWRGLAGAGAMQGRGVVEQGVTALCELASCDPADVRVWLGPCIGPDAFEVGAVVLEAFGVLPSLNPLALPPQFKPLVASSPQSEPKWRADLQGLAALRLHGLGVRHVQATALCTVSDPGRFFSFRRDGVTGRMVALIARDVDGR